Proteins encoded within one genomic window of Cyanobacterium sp. T60_A2020_053:
- the acsF gene encoding magnesium-protoporphyrin IX monomethyl ester (oxidative) cyclase, with the protein MVTTVNKPEFEELRPGIKTPAKETILTPRFYTTDFDEMAKMDLSVNEDELRAVIAEFKEDYNRHHFVRNADFDQSWDHIDGETRRLFVEFLERSCTAEFSGFLLYKELGRRLKTTNPLLAEGFNLMSRDEARHAGFLNKALTDFNLSLDLGFLTKSRSYTFFKPKFIFYATYLSEKIGYWRYITIYRHLQQNPENRIYPIFKFFENWCQDENRHGDFFDAILKGKPEFLNDWRARLWCRFFLLSVFATMYLNDIQRSDFYASIGLDARDYDKKVIEKTNETAARVFPIMLDLDDPKFYGSLEACVSNCEKLRAIDATNAPAPLKLLRKLPLYLANAGKFLTLYFIKPIETENLQGCVR; encoded by the coding sequence ATGGTAACAACAGTTAACAAACCAGAATTTGAAGAATTACGTCCGGGTATTAAAACCCCAGCAAAAGAAACCATTTTAACCCCTCGTTTTTACACCACGGATTTTGACGAGATGGCAAAAATGGACCTCAGTGTTAACGAAGATGAATTAAGAGCCGTCATCGCTGAGTTTAAAGAAGATTACAACCGTCATCATTTTGTCCGCAATGCTGATTTTGATCAGTCTTGGGATCATATTGATGGGGAAACTCGTCGTTTATTTGTAGAATTTTTAGAGCGCTCTTGCACTGCTGAATTTTCGGGCTTTTTGTTATACAAGGAATTAGGAAGAAGATTAAAAACTACCAATCCTCTTTTAGCAGAAGGTTTTAATCTCATGTCACGGGATGAGGCGCGCCATGCTGGTTTCCTCAACAAAGCCTTAACTGATTTTAATTTATCTCTTGATTTAGGCTTTTTAACTAAAAGTCGTAGTTATACTTTCTTTAAACCTAAGTTTATTTTCTACGCCACTTATTTATCCGAAAAAATTGGTTATTGGCGTTATATCACTATTTACCGTCACTTACAGCAAAACCCTGAAAATCGCATTTATCCTATCTTCAAGTTTTTTGAAAATTGGTGTCAAGACGAAAATCGTCACGGTGACTTTTTTGATGCAATTCTCAAAGGTAAACCTGAGTTTCTTAATGACTGGAGGGCGCGCTTATGGTGTCGTTTCTTTTTGTTATCTGTATTTGCGACGATGTATCTTAATGATATTCAGCGCTCTGATTTTTACGCTTCTATTGGTTTAGATGCAAGGGATTATGATAAAAAGGTAATTGAGAAAACCAATGAAACTGCAGCGCGCGTCTTCCCTATCATGTTAGATTTGGATGATCCTAAATTCTACGGTAGCTTAGAAGCCTGTGTGAGTAATTGTGAGAAGTTGCGCGCCATTGATGCGACTAATGCCCCAGCGCCCCTCAAACTCTTACGTAAATTACCGTTATATCTTGCTAACGCTGGTAAGTTTTTAACTCTCTATTTCATTAAACCCATTGAAACCGAAAATTTACAGGGTTGTGTGCGTTAA